The nucleotide sequence TCCGCCTGCGCCAAGCCGAAGCCGAGACACAGGGCGCAGGTGGCGATAAACGGGCAAAATAACCGGGTTGAATTCCGGCGGGGGCGTTGACCGTCACTCATTGCCAGTGTTGATGGCGAACCTCGCCAGCCCCGGCAAACCCCATCCGCGAGGAATCGCGAAACGCGTGGATCAAGCCGGCACCTGGCCCGCCGCGGGCGCCTTCTCCGGCGTGGCCGGCGCGTCCTTGAGCCAGCGCAGCGCCGGTTCCAGTTCGGTAAAGACCTGCATCTGCAGAGCGGGGTTTTGATTGATCAGCTGCATCATGCGCGCCATGCCGAAGGCCACCGGTTGATGGCACACCGAGGCGATGCGGCACGAGTTGGGCACTTTGACCGACCGCAGCCTGTTCCCGTGAATGTGCATGGCATCAAAGCGCAGGGATGTGCTCGTGACCTCCTCAAAGGTGTGCAGGACGTTCGGGGCCCGGCCAATCTGCCGTCCGATCCGCGGCATTTCCGCGCTCAGGAATTCCAGGTCCTGATTGACGAGTTCCCCATGCCAAACCACGTGCACGTACTCGGGCAATAGCTGGATGCGAATAGGCATGACAGGAACGGCTGCCATGAAGCTAAATCAATCGCCCAGCGTCGCAAGGGAATTGCGTTGAGCCCGCGCTCACACCACCCGCGCCCACAGCAGCTTGAGGTAACGGCTCTCGAGACAGTTCGAATACACCGGATGGTCCACGCCGGGACCGGTACGGTCGAAGATCTGCAAGCGGCGGCCGAGGCGGTGCACACCCTTGATCACGCAACCTTCGAAATCCTCCAGCGACACAAGGCCGGAGCACGAGCAGGTGACAAACAGTCCGCCAGGTTTCACGAGGCTGGCCGCGATGGTGTTCAGGTCGGCGTATTTCCGCATGCCCTCGGCGGCAAAGGCCGGATCGCGCGTCATGACGAACTTCGGCGGGTCGCACAGCACGGCGTCAAACTGCTCGCCGTTCTTCTGCATCTGCCGCGCGTAAGCGAAGGCGTCGGTGTGCACCCACTTGAGCTTGTTCGGAGAAACTTGGTTCAGGTTCGCATTGCGCCGGCCCTGCGCGATGACCTTCTCGTCGAGGTCCACCGCCGTCACCTCGGCCGCGCCGCCGAGGATGGCGTTGATGGAGAAACCGCCCGTGTAGCTGCACAGGTCGAGCACCCGCAGGTCCTTCACGAGCTGACCGAAGCGTTTCCGGTTGTCGCGCTGGTCGCAGAAGAAACCCGTCTTGTGCCCCTCGGCGAAATCCACCTCGTACTTCACGTCGCCCTCGCGGATCCGCACCTTGTCGGGGGCGGACGCGGTGATCTCCTTCATCTGCGAGGGCTTGATGCCCTCGAGGCTGCCGAGGTCGTGATCCACGTGCACGCGCAC is from Lacunisphaera limnophila and encodes:
- a CDS encoding class I SAM-dependent rRNA methyltransferase, whose protein sequence is MEAEDAELENPKAPIDPIRPPKGDPIPQSQWQKPWAQLKFVSFQPAIFPRMLGEVSRDARPGDLVNVYDKFGHRVGIGLFNPRAKMPLRVVVHTDQPMGEEYFETAIRRAVALRREMFKLDATTNAYRVLNSDGDGVSGLTIDRYADTLYCDVYSLGIFLRLPKWLPLLHELLGTKHVRVHVDHDLGSLEGIKPSQMKEITASAPDKVRIREGDVKYEVDFAEGHKTGFFCDQRDNRKRFGQLVKDLRVLDLCSYTGGFSINAILGGAAEVTAVDLDEKVIAQGRRNANLNQVSPNKLKWVHTDAFAYARQMQKNGEQFDAVLCDPPKFVMTRDPAFAAEGMRKYADLNTIAASLVKPGGLFVTCSCSGLVSLEDFEGCVIKGVHRLGRRLQIFDRTGPGVDHPVYSNCLESRYLKLLWARVV